The Rhinoraja longicauda isolate Sanriku21f chromosome 17, sRhiLon1.1, whole genome shotgun sequence genome includes a region encoding these proteins:
- the bhlhe40 gene encoding class E basic helix-loop-helix protein 40 — MERITSAQPPPRMAKISTFENSEMQGIEFSHMFLYKTKRGLKKGDDNKETYKLPHRLIEKKRRDRINECIAQLKDMLPEHLKLTTLGHLEKAVVLELTLKHVKALTGLIEQQQQKILALQNGLQIGEHTAKVSESNHEMFQSGFQLCAKEVLQYLAKYENLREVKPAHLVNHLQKMGADIHTGPYVNGLGQSSVRFLDGDFRSRAEGPAKNCVPVIQRTCPTISEQSGSDTDTDSGYGGEPDKSDSKHDLEGSERENELKHPLAERIGSIKQEYEEPPIKKACMELSREEDMRAMSVDLVGSSSFLGHHPPPLCVPFYLLPPSAAAYMPMLEKCWYPTSMPVLYPGIPASAALTGLMNPDKLSPLLISQRGASPISISPSMDTSGLFQAAKQVPSLSLETKD, encoded by the exons ATGGAAAGAATCACGAGCGCACAGCCTCCCCCTCGGATGGCAAAAATCTCAACTTTTGAAAATAGCGAGATGCAAGG AATTGAATTCTCCCATATGTTTCTTTATAAGACTAAGAGGGGACTAAAGAAAGGCGATGATAACAAG GAAACATATAAATTGCCGCACCGACTGATAGAAAAGAAAAGGCGTGACAGGATTAATGAATGCATTGCACAGTTAAAGGACATGCTGCCCGAACATCTCAAACTGACG ACTCTGGGGCATTTGGAAAAGGCTGTGGTTCTTGAACTTACCTTGAAACATGTGAAGGCATTAACTGGCCTGATTGAACAGCAGCAACAGAAAATACTCGCCTTGCAGAATGGTTTACAAATCG GTGAACACACAGCTAAGGTATCTGAATCAAATCATGAGATGTTTCAGTCTGGATTCCAACTGTGTGCCAAAGAGGTGCTCCAATACCTGGCAAAGTATGAAAATCTGAGAGAGGTGAAGCCTGCACACTTGGTGAATCACCTGCAGAAGATGGGAGCAGACATTCACACAGGGCCATACGTTAATGGGTTAGGGCAGAGCTCAGTGCGCTTCCTGGATGGAGATTTCAGGTCCAGGGCTGAAGGACCCGCCAAAAACTGTGTGCCTGTGATCCAGCGGACTTGTCCCACCATCAGTGAGCAGAGTGGCAGTGACACCGACACCGACAGCGGGTACGGCGGGGAGCCCGACAAAAGCGACTCCAAGCATGACCTGGAGGGCTCAGAGAGAGAAAACGAGTTGAAGCACCCTCTGGCGGAGAGGATCGGCTCCATTAAACAAGAGTACGAGGAGCCTCCCATCAAGAAAGCTTGCATGGAGCTGTCACGTGAGGAGGACATGCGCGCGATGAGCGTCGACCTCGTTGGGAGCAGCAGCTTCCTTGGCCATCACCCACCACCACTGTGCGTGCCTTTTTACCTGTTGCCACCGTCGGCTGCCGCCTACATGCCAATGCTAGAGAAATGCTGGTACCCGACCTCCATGCCAGTCTTGTACCCTGGGATCCCTGCTTCAGCCGCGCTGACTGGGCTGATGAACCCCGATAAACTCTCCCCTCTGTTAATTTCTCAGAGGGGGGCTTCCCCAATCTCCATCTCCCCATCAATGGATACATCAGGTCTGTTTCAAGCCGCTAAGCAAGTCCCGTCCCTGAGCCTGGAAACCAAAGACTGA